From a single Ornithodoros turicata isolate Travis chromosome 8, ASM3712646v1, whole genome shotgun sequence genomic region:
- the LOC135366976 gene encoding structural maintenance of chromosomes protein 4-like isoform X1, whose translation MAHKTTEAVSDEEMDEEEGGTRIGDIYVPPPPPASCTFDPTGPRLMIKSIENYNFKSYAGKRVLGPFHKNFTAIVGPNGSGKSNVIDSMLFVFGYRAQKIRSKKVGVLIHNSTNHTNIDSCTVRVYFQKIIDQDGDRYEVVPGSEFVVGRTAHKDNTSYYTVNGKRCTYKEAARLLRSFGIDLDHNRFLILQGEVEQIALMKPKGQTEHDQGMLEFLEDIIGSSRYKEPIDLLNKRVEELTEERTDKLNRVKLVEKDMEELKGARDEAVEFLKLENAITVIDNKHYQLYREKERKAEAKAAEDVEAARQAVQGIQEELEAQKSSKKEQEAEFNKVCKECENKEKQVEEKKEQYAELERKDLQCRETIKHSKSRGKQLEASLQAEKTKMEELKKQCTKLEKDIENFSAKREKLNADKAEGEKRLAEVMESLKTETVGLQEEKAVHEEELLKMQKGVDEHKSKYDIAQAELDLYVSTERRETTRLQEIKDNLDSATSSLNEKSSALSRLEKLVPQQEKQLKQLGQELEQKIGEQNQLEEQLRNDRLKVEGLRSAQQASRSRNRVLDSLLQEKQSGRIPGIINRLGDLGAIDEKYDVAISTACGQLDYIVTDTVLTAQRCVEHLKRHDIGTANFIALEKMSCWIPHTTRKIKTPENVPRLFDLVAVRDESILPAFYFALRDTLVADDLDQATRIGLQGRTRYRVVTLNGELVDVSGTMSGGGGRVSKGRMGRAVVEDTASPEEVEALAQAVKNLEGRITDLRGSRSVLEGKISSQRKEVTASKHSLQKFQLEVKGLQSQQCSLSKQLAEQEERVHRAAPDSNRLTTLKESVTEYKKVYDKTLSGWKKVEKKVQDLHSKIMEITESRMGNVQQNLDSITNQLDATSMQITRATTGIKTAERNLKKSAEKVTSLETETVELKEKLEAAKREYEQMADIGKGYQAELDALNQELKALKQKLSQVHTEVDKGKTAENALNSRHIELKNNLEQKELHLKERQAKVHSCQHQIEKLKCHKIDEEAPVELPQYTAEELEEFNEKDLTVEKATLEGKRDNIKPNMAAISEFRRKEATYKERVAELESVTQKRDEQRKHHEDLRKQRLNEFMTGFGIITTKLKEMYQMITLGGDAELELVDSLDPFSEGIVFSVRPPKKSWKNISNLSGGEKTLSSLALVFALHYYKPTPFYVMDEIDAALDFKNVSIVGHYIKERTRNAQFIIISLRNNMFELADRLVGIFKTYNCTDSVTINPKVMISPEPLDKADCLSMQSAGDATDAGVPASNATPDPKQPLPTPAEDQSMDEAVEK comes from the exons ATGGCACATAAGACGACGGAGGCCGTTTCTGATGAAGAAATGGATGAAGAGGAAGGAGGAACTC GTATCGGCGACATTTATGTTCCCCCACCACCGCCAGCATCCTGTACATTCGACCCCACCGGACCCAGGTTGATGATCAAAAGTATCGAGAATTACAACTTCAAGTCCTATGCGGGAAAGAGGGTCTTGGGTCCCTTCCACAAG AATTTCACAGCCATCGTGGGACCAAATGGCAGTGGGAAGTCCAACGTGATTGACTCAATGCTGTTTGTGTTTGGGTACAGAGCTCAAAAGATCCGTTCAAAGAAAGTTGGGGTGCTCATTCATAACAGTACCAACCACACAAACATCGATAGCTGCACCGTTCGTGTATACTTCCAGAAGATAATTGATCAg GATGGAGACCGCTATGAAGTTGTCCCAGGATCAGAGTTTGTGGTTGGACGTACAGCACATAAAGACAACACTTCCTACTACACTGTCAACGGGAAAAGATGTACATACAAGGAGGCTGCAAGGCTGCTGCGGTCATTTGGCATTGACCTGGACCATAATCGTTTTCTCATCCTCCAG GGTGAAGTGGAGCAGATTGCCCTCATGAAGCCCAAAGGGCAGACTGAGCACGATCAGGGCATGTTGGAGTTCCTGGAGGACATAATTGGGAGTTCCCGTTACAAGGAGCCCATCGATTTGCTGAACAAGCGTGTGGAAGAGCTTACGGAAGAAAGAACTGATAAG CTGAACCGAGTCAAGCTGGTAGAAAAGGACATGGAAGAACTCAAAGGGGCCAGGGATGAGGCTGTGGAGTTCCTGAAGTTGGAGAACGCTATTACAGTCATTGATAATAAGCACTATCAGTTGTACAG agagaaggaaagaaaagctgAGGCTAAGGCTGCAGAGGACGTTGAAGCAGCTCGTCAAGCTGTTCAGGGCATACAAGAAGAACTGGAAGCTCAGAAGAGCTCGAAGAAAGAACAAGAAGCTGAGTTCAACAAAGTCTGCAA GGAGTGTGAGAATAAAGAGAAGCAAGTAGAGGAGAAGAAAGAGCAGTATGCTGAACTTGAACGCAAAGACCTGCAGTGCAGGGAGACAATAAAACATTCAAAGTCCAGGGGCAAACAGCTGGAAGCCTCACTCCAGGCAGAAAAAACCAAG atGGAGGAACTGAAAAAGCAATGCACAAAGCTTGAGAAGGACATAGAAAACTTTTCTGCCAAGCGGGAGAAATTAAACGCTGATAAGGCAGAAGGAGAAAAACGGCTTGCAGAG GTGATGGAGTCCCTGAAAACTGAAACCGTGGGCCTTCAAGAAGAAAAGGCTGTTCATGAAGAAGAGCTATTAAAAATGCAGAAGGGGGTTGATGAACACAAGTCAAAG TATGACATTGCTCAAGCGGAACTAGACCTGTACGTCAGCACAGAGCGAAGAGAAACGACGCGGTTGCAGGAAATCAAAGACAATCTCGATTCAGCAACATCAAGCTTGAATGAGAAATCAAG tgCGCTGTCTCGACTGGAAAAACTCGTCCCTCAGCAAGAGAAGCAGTTGAAACAACTAGGGCAGGAACTGGAACAAAAAATTGGGGAACAAAACCAGTTGGAAGAACAGCTGCGAAATGATAGGCTCAAGGTCGAAGGTTTACGCTCTGCTCAACAAGCAAGCAGGTCTCGTAACCGTGTGCTCGACTCGCTGCTGCAGGAGAAGCAATCCGGTCGAATTCCTGGCATCATTAACCGCTTG GGTGATTTGGGTGCAATCGATGAGAAGTATGATGTGGCAATTTCGACAGCATGTGGCCAGCTGGATTACATTGTGACTGACACGGTGCTCACGGCGCAGCGTTGTGTAGAACACCTCAAGAGGCACGACATTGGCACTGCCAACTTCATAGCCCTTGAAAAG ATGAGTTGCTGGATTCCACATACGACGAGAAAGATCAAGAC ACCCGAGAATGTGCCTCGCCTCTTCGACCTCGTTGCCGTCCGTGATGAGAGCATCCTGCCTGCTTTCTATTTTGCACTGCGGGACACTCTAGTGGCCGATGACTTGGACCAGGCAACTCGGATCGGTCTTCAGGGCCGCACACGATACCGTGTCGTAACACTCAACGGAGAGCTCGTTGACGTCTCAG GCACaatgagtggtggtggtgggcgTGTCTCCAAGGGCAGGATGGGTCGTGCTGTTGTAGAAGACACTGCATCTCCAGAAGAGGTTGAAGCCCTCGCTCAAGCCGTGAAGAACCTGGAGGGACGAATTACTGACCTGCGTGGCAGCAGGAGTGTACTCGAGGGCAAGATTTCCAGCCAACGGAAGGAAGTTACCGCTTCCAAGCACTCGCTGCAGAAGTTCCAACTGGAAGTCAAG GGGCTGCAAAGCCAACAGTGTTCCTTATCAAAACAACTAGCCGAACAAGAGGAACGCGTGCATCGAGCTGCTCCAGACTCTAACCGGCTGACCACTTTAAAGGAGAGTGTCACTGAATACAAAAAAG TTTATGACAAAACACTTTCTGGATGGAAGAAAGTCGAGAAGAAAGTGCAAGA CTTGCATTCCAAAATTATGGAGATTACTGAAAGTCGTATGGGAAACGTGCAGCAAAATTTAGACAGTATTACCAACCAACTAGATGCAACGTCCATGCAAATAACACGGGCAACAACGGGTATCAAAACTGCTGAAAG AAACCTAAAAAAGAGTGCAGAGAAGGTGACGTCCCTAGAAACAGAAACTGTTGAACTGAAGGAAAAACTGGAGGCAGCAAAACGAGAATACGAACAAATGGCTGACATCGGTAAAGGCTATCAGGCAGAATTAGATGCACTGAAT CAAGAGTTGAAGGCATTAAAGCAGAAGCTAAGTCAGGTACACACAGAGGTGGATAAAGGAAAGACAGCCGAGAATGCTCTTAACTCGAGGCACATTGAGCTGAAAAACAACCTGGAACAAAAAGAACTCCACCTGAAGGAGCGTCAGGCAAAGGTTCACAGCTGCCAACACCAA ATTGAAAAGCTAAAGTGTCACAAGATCGACGAAGAGGCACCCGTAgagctaccccagtacactgcTGAGGAACTCGAAGAATTCAATGAAAAGGACTTAACTGTTGAGAAGGCTACCCTAGAGGGAAAGCGGGATAACATTAAGCCCAATATGGCAGCCATCTCGGAGTTCCGCAGAAAG GAAGCCACATACAAAGAGCGTGTAGCAGAGCTCGAGAGCGTCACGCAGAAGAGAGATGAACAGCGGAAACACCACGAAGATCTCCGCAAGCAACGACTCAACGAATTCATGACAGGATTTGGCATCATTACTACGAAGTTGAAGGAAATGTATCAAATGATCACCCTCGGAGGGGATGCCGAACTGGAATTAGTTGACTCGCTTGACCCCTTTTCAGAAGGCATCGTATTCAG CGTGCGACCTCCCAAAAAGTCTTGGAAGAATATCTCCAACCTCTCCGGTGGGGAGAAGACCCTAAGTTCACTGGCTCTGGTCTTTGCACTGCATTACTATAAGCCAACACCTTTCTACGTCATGGACGAGATCGATGCAGCATTAGATTTCAAAAATGTCTCCATAGTCGGACATTATATCAAG GAGAGGACACGGAATGCCCAGTTCATAATCATTTCGCTGCGGAATAACATGTTCGAACTTGCTGACCGCCTGGTTGGCATCTTCAAGACTTACAACTGTACAGACTCGGTCACCATCAACCCTAAGGTTATGATCAGTCCTGAACCGTTGGACAAGGCAGACTGCCTCAGCATGCAGTCAGCTGGAGATGCCACGGATGCTGGAGTGCCAGCGTCTAATGCTACCCCGGACCCCAAGCAGCCATTACCTACACCAGCAGAGGATCAAAGCATGGATGAGGCGGTTGAAAAATAG
- the LOC135366976 gene encoding structural maintenance of chromosomes protein 4-like isoform X2, producing MIKSIENYNFKSYAGKRVLGPFHKNFTAIVGPNGSGKSNVIDSMLFVFGYRAQKIRSKKVGVLIHNSTNHTNIDSCTVRVYFQKIIDQDGDRYEVVPGSEFVVGRTAHKDNTSYYTVNGKRCTYKEAARLLRSFGIDLDHNRFLILQGEVEQIALMKPKGQTEHDQGMLEFLEDIIGSSRYKEPIDLLNKRVEELTEERTDKLNRVKLVEKDMEELKGARDEAVEFLKLENAITVIDNKHYQLYREKERKAEAKAAEDVEAARQAVQGIQEELEAQKSSKKEQEAEFNKVCKECENKEKQVEEKKEQYAELERKDLQCRETIKHSKSRGKQLEASLQAEKTKMEELKKQCTKLEKDIENFSAKREKLNADKAEGEKRLAEVMESLKTETVGLQEEKAVHEEELLKMQKGVDEHKSKYDIAQAELDLYVSTERRETTRLQEIKDNLDSATSSLNEKSSALSRLEKLVPQQEKQLKQLGQELEQKIGEQNQLEEQLRNDRLKVEGLRSAQQASRSRNRVLDSLLQEKQSGRIPGIINRLGDLGAIDEKYDVAISTACGQLDYIVTDTVLTAQRCVEHLKRHDIGTANFIALEKMSCWIPHTTRKIKTPENVPRLFDLVAVRDESILPAFYFALRDTLVADDLDQATRIGLQGRTRYRVVTLNGELVDVSGTMSGGGGRVSKGRMGRAVVEDTASPEEVEALAQAVKNLEGRITDLRGSRSVLEGKISSQRKEVTASKHSLQKFQLEVKGLQSQQCSLSKQLAEQEERVHRAAPDSNRLTTLKESVTEYKKVYDKTLSGWKKVEKKVQDLHSKIMEITESRMGNVQQNLDSITNQLDATSMQITRATTGIKTAERNLKKSAEKVTSLETETVELKEKLEAAKREYEQMADIGKGYQAELDALNQELKALKQKLSQVHTEVDKGKTAENALNSRHIELKNNLEQKELHLKERQAKVHSCQHQIEKLKCHKIDEEAPVELPQYTAEELEEFNEKDLTVEKATLEGKRDNIKPNMAAISEFRRKEATYKERVAELESVTQKRDEQRKHHEDLRKQRLNEFMTGFGIITTKLKEMYQMITLGGDAELELVDSLDPFSEGIVFSVRPPKKSWKNISNLSGGEKTLSSLALVFALHYYKPTPFYVMDEIDAALDFKNVSIVGHYIKERTRNAQFIIISLRNNMFELADRLVGIFKTYNCTDSVTINPKVMISPEPLDKADCLSMQSAGDATDAGVPASNATPDPKQPLPTPAEDQSMDEAVEK from the exons ATGATCAAAAGTATCGAGAATTACAACTTCAAGTCCTATGCGGGAAAGAGGGTCTTGGGTCCCTTCCACAAG AATTTCACAGCCATCGTGGGACCAAATGGCAGTGGGAAGTCCAACGTGATTGACTCAATGCTGTTTGTGTTTGGGTACAGAGCTCAAAAGATCCGTTCAAAGAAAGTTGGGGTGCTCATTCATAACAGTACCAACCACACAAACATCGATAGCTGCACCGTTCGTGTATACTTCCAGAAGATAATTGATCAg GATGGAGACCGCTATGAAGTTGTCCCAGGATCAGAGTTTGTGGTTGGACGTACAGCACATAAAGACAACACTTCCTACTACACTGTCAACGGGAAAAGATGTACATACAAGGAGGCTGCAAGGCTGCTGCGGTCATTTGGCATTGACCTGGACCATAATCGTTTTCTCATCCTCCAG GGTGAAGTGGAGCAGATTGCCCTCATGAAGCCCAAAGGGCAGACTGAGCACGATCAGGGCATGTTGGAGTTCCTGGAGGACATAATTGGGAGTTCCCGTTACAAGGAGCCCATCGATTTGCTGAACAAGCGTGTGGAAGAGCTTACGGAAGAAAGAACTGATAAG CTGAACCGAGTCAAGCTGGTAGAAAAGGACATGGAAGAACTCAAAGGGGCCAGGGATGAGGCTGTGGAGTTCCTGAAGTTGGAGAACGCTATTACAGTCATTGATAATAAGCACTATCAGTTGTACAG agagaaggaaagaaaagctgAGGCTAAGGCTGCAGAGGACGTTGAAGCAGCTCGTCAAGCTGTTCAGGGCATACAAGAAGAACTGGAAGCTCAGAAGAGCTCGAAGAAAGAACAAGAAGCTGAGTTCAACAAAGTCTGCAA GGAGTGTGAGAATAAAGAGAAGCAAGTAGAGGAGAAGAAAGAGCAGTATGCTGAACTTGAACGCAAAGACCTGCAGTGCAGGGAGACAATAAAACATTCAAAGTCCAGGGGCAAACAGCTGGAAGCCTCACTCCAGGCAGAAAAAACCAAG atGGAGGAACTGAAAAAGCAATGCACAAAGCTTGAGAAGGACATAGAAAACTTTTCTGCCAAGCGGGAGAAATTAAACGCTGATAAGGCAGAAGGAGAAAAACGGCTTGCAGAG GTGATGGAGTCCCTGAAAACTGAAACCGTGGGCCTTCAAGAAGAAAAGGCTGTTCATGAAGAAGAGCTATTAAAAATGCAGAAGGGGGTTGATGAACACAAGTCAAAG TATGACATTGCTCAAGCGGAACTAGACCTGTACGTCAGCACAGAGCGAAGAGAAACGACGCGGTTGCAGGAAATCAAAGACAATCTCGATTCAGCAACATCAAGCTTGAATGAGAAATCAAG tgCGCTGTCTCGACTGGAAAAACTCGTCCCTCAGCAAGAGAAGCAGTTGAAACAACTAGGGCAGGAACTGGAACAAAAAATTGGGGAACAAAACCAGTTGGAAGAACAGCTGCGAAATGATAGGCTCAAGGTCGAAGGTTTACGCTCTGCTCAACAAGCAAGCAGGTCTCGTAACCGTGTGCTCGACTCGCTGCTGCAGGAGAAGCAATCCGGTCGAATTCCTGGCATCATTAACCGCTTG GGTGATTTGGGTGCAATCGATGAGAAGTATGATGTGGCAATTTCGACAGCATGTGGCCAGCTGGATTACATTGTGACTGACACGGTGCTCACGGCGCAGCGTTGTGTAGAACACCTCAAGAGGCACGACATTGGCACTGCCAACTTCATAGCCCTTGAAAAG ATGAGTTGCTGGATTCCACATACGACGAGAAAGATCAAGAC ACCCGAGAATGTGCCTCGCCTCTTCGACCTCGTTGCCGTCCGTGATGAGAGCATCCTGCCTGCTTTCTATTTTGCACTGCGGGACACTCTAGTGGCCGATGACTTGGACCAGGCAACTCGGATCGGTCTTCAGGGCCGCACACGATACCGTGTCGTAACACTCAACGGAGAGCTCGTTGACGTCTCAG GCACaatgagtggtggtggtgggcgTGTCTCCAAGGGCAGGATGGGTCGTGCTGTTGTAGAAGACACTGCATCTCCAGAAGAGGTTGAAGCCCTCGCTCAAGCCGTGAAGAACCTGGAGGGACGAATTACTGACCTGCGTGGCAGCAGGAGTGTACTCGAGGGCAAGATTTCCAGCCAACGGAAGGAAGTTACCGCTTCCAAGCACTCGCTGCAGAAGTTCCAACTGGAAGTCAAG GGGCTGCAAAGCCAACAGTGTTCCTTATCAAAACAACTAGCCGAACAAGAGGAACGCGTGCATCGAGCTGCTCCAGACTCTAACCGGCTGACCACTTTAAAGGAGAGTGTCACTGAATACAAAAAAG TTTATGACAAAACACTTTCTGGATGGAAGAAAGTCGAGAAGAAAGTGCAAGA CTTGCATTCCAAAATTATGGAGATTACTGAAAGTCGTATGGGAAACGTGCAGCAAAATTTAGACAGTATTACCAACCAACTAGATGCAACGTCCATGCAAATAACACGGGCAACAACGGGTATCAAAACTGCTGAAAG AAACCTAAAAAAGAGTGCAGAGAAGGTGACGTCCCTAGAAACAGAAACTGTTGAACTGAAGGAAAAACTGGAGGCAGCAAAACGAGAATACGAACAAATGGCTGACATCGGTAAAGGCTATCAGGCAGAATTAGATGCACTGAAT CAAGAGTTGAAGGCATTAAAGCAGAAGCTAAGTCAGGTACACACAGAGGTGGATAAAGGAAAGACAGCCGAGAATGCTCTTAACTCGAGGCACATTGAGCTGAAAAACAACCTGGAACAAAAAGAACTCCACCTGAAGGAGCGTCAGGCAAAGGTTCACAGCTGCCAACACCAA ATTGAAAAGCTAAAGTGTCACAAGATCGACGAAGAGGCACCCGTAgagctaccccagtacactgcTGAGGAACTCGAAGAATTCAATGAAAAGGACTTAACTGTTGAGAAGGCTACCCTAGAGGGAAAGCGGGATAACATTAAGCCCAATATGGCAGCCATCTCGGAGTTCCGCAGAAAG GAAGCCACATACAAAGAGCGTGTAGCAGAGCTCGAGAGCGTCACGCAGAAGAGAGATGAACAGCGGAAACACCACGAAGATCTCCGCAAGCAACGACTCAACGAATTCATGACAGGATTTGGCATCATTACTACGAAGTTGAAGGAAATGTATCAAATGATCACCCTCGGAGGGGATGCCGAACTGGAATTAGTTGACTCGCTTGACCCCTTTTCAGAAGGCATCGTATTCAG CGTGCGACCTCCCAAAAAGTCTTGGAAGAATATCTCCAACCTCTCCGGTGGGGAGAAGACCCTAAGTTCACTGGCTCTGGTCTTTGCACTGCATTACTATAAGCCAACACCTTTCTACGTCATGGACGAGATCGATGCAGCATTAGATTTCAAAAATGTCTCCATAGTCGGACATTATATCAAG GAGAGGACACGGAATGCCCAGTTCATAATCATTTCGCTGCGGAATAACATGTTCGAACTTGCTGACCGCCTGGTTGGCATCTTCAAGACTTACAACTGTACAGACTCGGTCACCATCAACCCTAAGGTTATGATCAGTCCTGAACCGTTGGACAAGGCAGACTGCCTCAGCATGCAGTCAGCTGGAGATGCCACGGATGCTGGAGTGCCAGCGTCTAATGCTACCCCGGACCCCAAGCAGCCATTACCTACACCAGCAGAGGATCAAAGCATGGATGAGGCGGTTGAAAAATAG